In the Microplitis mediator isolate UGA2020A chromosome 5, iyMicMedi2.1, whole genome shotgun sequence genome, GCGTGTCCTCGACATGAAAgctttttatttctaaaagaaaataaaagaaatgaaagTAGATCCGGTTGAATGTTATATTATGTTTGTAAAGAGTATGGAGTTCGGAGTGTTGAGTGCTGAGTGTGGGGTGTGGAGAGTGGAGAGTGGCTCGAGATAATACTGTCGGGGGCTCACAATCGATTGTCGATCAGCGGGTggagtttattatttaaaaagagataacaataaaaggaaaaataaaactattataTGCTCGAGATAAACAAGATCCGAGACACGGCATATACCTGAGGATTGGAAACTAATTAATTCTTATTACAGGTTTTATGTACTGTCTTTATGTCAATTAATATAGCAACCCCGGCTGATAATAATTCAACCGTAACTTGTTATTCACCACTTGTCCAATACAATACACCAATATAACACAATAGTCTTATTAACTggtgatatttatttaataagacaAGGTTCCATTcttgatacattttttataaataaataattgctcTCTTTATATCACTTGTAGACCAAACGAGTTTCTAGAGATTTCATAATTTCTTAACGTCACACGTGTCTAATTCTCTGACATATACCAGTGATTCACTGGTTAAGCGTTTAAGGTATTTTTCAAcatctttaaatttatattagagttataaattttaaaaataatacatttattgcatttttataaaatttaagagTCGAGTGTACTGTACAAAATTTTTGGCGTGAAAATGGTCACCGAAGACTATACACGGTCTGCTTGGTGTGAACTCACGGTGTGAAATTTCAAGCGGTGTACTGTTAACATAGTATGAGTGTTTTCTTTGACGCCGTTTGGTGTTACTAGCTCAAATATTGTCCGATAAAATAATcagttgttaaaaattatcaaataattatagggTACAGCTGTAGCATATCGTTATTAATGTCCATGCgggtttttttaaagtaaaaattaaaaaaatacttacactgtaaaaaattttggactCGGTGTCGTGTAAATGACGGTGTGCAAGTTACATCAAATATCGTGTTAAATTAAGGCggttcaaatttaaaatttgcacACCGTCAAGCGTGTAAATGTGAAAAAAGTAATATAGTTATTAGgatgggttgaaaaaaaactttttttttgtttttcttagcatgggggtagaatttgtaccttataaaaaaaaaaaaaaaatttaagaaaaaaaaaatttttttactcaacattttgaggtggcccaatcgtttttaaaataaataattgatcaagcGGGGTAGTcccaatgaaaaaaaaaacatggtgttctagaatctgtagggtgtccccttaaaagctaattgaaagtcaggagttgaaaaaaattttttcctattatttttgtaatttaagtaaaaaattcaaaaatgaaaagcattttcttttgaattaaaatgaaagtgaagtaaaaaaaaaaatcacattcgacaattattagatgttttccacaattttggacaaaaaaaaatttttttcgttggaactaccccgtttaatcaattatttattttaaaaacgagtgggctacctcaaaatgttgagtaaaaaattttatttttcttgaaaattttttttttttttataaggtacaaattctacccccatgctaagaaaaacaaaaaaaaagttttttttcaacccaccctaatagttattgattaagtagttgaaaattttcgacgattatttgttgctcattaatcaaaattgtaatgagtaaaaaaaagcaGATTACagtgtgttaaaattacacggatGGATAATTTACACCGTTATTTTACACTACATGGCTGTATAAAGTTCTCGGAGGccatttttacagtgtagagttgaattaattaagaattttaaataactaacaTAAATTTACACCATCGGTGTTGAGGACGATCTAATTCACACGGTCCAAAATTTGACACCGTGCGTCGTGTAACTTTCACACCAGCGGTGTTGAAAGTTTTTACACTAAATCATTGACACACACCgcggattaaaaattttttacagtgtatgtttgaaatatttcaaccatccattgaatttttattattttaagcttaaatttattgagaaatttaatttatgtctTATTTGTTCTGAGGATAATAGAACTGAAAGTgagaaaaaagtaataaaactgAAGGTGAATAGAAATTAAACGTTGCCTAATGTCATATAAGGATTCTCTAATAGTAGAGGGTGTTATATTGTGCATAATACATATGGATGAATCTCaggcatacatatatatatatatatatatatacatatataatttgtcTATATTACATAAGTAGTCAACGGTTTTTAGGCATTAGAATAATATGTAAATGACGGATTTGTGTAGACACATTCTAGTGATGTTTGAattgatatatacatatatagacataTTTGTATAAGAGAGAATATACATACGATACTTGTGAGTATAATAGCCAAAAGGTTCAGATAAAACTAGATGTAAACGTACGTTCGAACTATTACGTTGATTTATATCTGGTGAAAGTGTAATATGTGACAAGAGAAgtggaataaaatttaagattcAAACTATtgctgatatttaaattttatattttatatgttattaattttttatttcaatcggtattaaattttttacatacataATACTCATTATTTTGGACTATTCAAGCGATAATATATACGGATGATTGATACAAGAAACGACATTCGTCGATAGAAAAATAtcgtaatgatttattatttttttttaattagtgaaataaaaaatctatattacGTAATAATCGTAAGATTAATTGGTTTTGTTTAGTAagattaattatcaatttgattattttatgtataggGAAGGGTCCGGaaattattgttgaaaaattacatttttccaaatttttctcgggaatttattttcaataaattgtattaaaaaataatcattttaactttaatttgTAGGTAAACCtctataattattgaatttacctcatataaataaataatcaatttttttttctaatcactCACAATTAGATTCCGTTGAATATTCACCTAAAGTATTTATTTCtaacatcaaaaaatttttttacgacagtaattaaaaaagaaaggaATTTAATCATgccaataagaaaaaatttttagtccataaaaagatcaaaattaaaaaacgacTGACCCTGCGGGAAAaacccaaaacttcccgctgttttcgagctcagggagCTGAGTCTAGATGATCAAAATTAAGGCGTCCATGAGATGTTTGAAGGCCTCGGGGTATCAGTCAAGTCTcagggtaaaaatttttttaaaatttttattttttgtataaatcgTAAACTACTTGaccgatcgacttcaaaatttctaaccaGTACTAAGTCTTGGCGAGTCCCCCGCacggaaaaagtatatatacgtatatattcGGGCAAATCTGAATAGATGCCGCATACATGAGATATATGTTCAGTTTCGCCCGTATATATCCCGGATGGATACTTTTTTCGTTCGgggctttcgattgccgccaatCAGGTCTAAATCGATCGATTAGTTTCAAagacatccacacacacacacacacacacacacacacacacacacacacacacacacacacacacacacacacacacacacacacacacacacacacacacacacacacacacacacacacacacacacacacacacacacacgggtGGACGTATTTCAAAAAATGGTCAGAAAAGTTTTCTAGGACCTCAATGTTgaaatctgatgaaaactcaatttttgataatcggaccaaaatcaataacttccctttttttgaaaattttcacagcgaaaagttaaaaaaataaataaataaaattttaattaataatttaatagctATCTTTTCATTAGTCGTCTTTGTGAACTGTTAAgctatgaatttatattaattatttaatcgaaAAACAGTGAActaaattattagtaattagcATGCCATAAATAGcctttattatttaagatcGTGATAGATTTAATGAACTTGATAAGTAAACTAATTTCGCACGTCAAAAGCAAGCGTGCATACgtgaataattaaactttaaaacgATCTACTTCAGTATCTCAGTTCAACAATACTATtcaattacttaattactCAATCATATATTACGCATATATAACTTCGTAATGATAAATTCGGAATTAAAATCCATCAcagtatattaaataatttccataaatttttatttcattattttattcatcgtttttttccatacctacacaattttattttacgcatcatttatagaaaaaaaagtatacataATCATACACAGccacttataattatttatttaattaatcaattaagatattttattattttaatttaatttttttttaattaatttaattctaatACTGATCATAATGGAtccaatgaaaattatttaattggttTATAGTTATTATCATAACTACTAACGATATTgtcaattgatattaattattaaaattaaatttcttatctATATGTACAAATGctactttttattataattataattttaaatgattattgatatcatttattatcttaactgaatattaatttattgatatccTAATTATACTTTAGACagtctttaattaattttaatttaaaattagttgCATTTGATAAACaattcactgtaaaaaatcgggagcgATTACAGATTTTGTTTAGATCCGAAGTCACTCAGAGTCAgagagtttttttaaaaaaatcactccgcatacggagtaaatttggaacttgtttttttaccggagtgatctggattttatttctaatccgcattcactccaattcggagtaaatttcactccgaaggggagtaaataaataaacagtaatCCGCTTCACATTTACTCCGGGTTTAATTTGCGTTCACTCCgcatattttttacagtagtgtcacttttaaaaattcatccgAATCACAATAAAGTGAAACACTATTAATTAACTAGCTAATTAATTATggactaattaattacaaatttagcGAACCTGCGGCTGAATTCGTTCAGtacggaaatttaaattacacagtagttttgaataaaagctataaaattttataaataaacaattataaatttcaatctttaatcatttatttaaatttaaagtagtacgttaataaataattaaattgtatttaattatttatttaaaattaaatttataattcatgtCACTGATAAAGTAATCAagcgaaaaataattataaatttaactggtaatattttaaattttgttttttaaaaaaataatgaataatgtatgttattattaaaatattttttatttcttaattcttATCTTAACACAAAGCTCCTATTCCCGAAAGCTGTCTTTGAAAATTGATTCCGTAGATTTCAATAATGATTATCCGATTGAAGAAAAACTTATTTCTTCTTGTTCCTTTTGCCCTTTTCATTCCTTTCCATAATCCTCAACCGCTTAAAAtatcatacaaaaaaataactggaATGATTTATCCGTAGCtgcttcaagaaaattcattttacttCCCCAGTTtgatattaaactttttttacgaCAGACCGCATTGAATAGATTTCAATTTAAGGTTCATCACTGTCACTACCCTGGGGATCTCTTGGTTCCTCAGCTCGAGAAGCGCTTGCACTACTGGTACTAGCATTAGCACTAGCACTGGTAGTTCCTCCAGAGCCAGCGGCACTGGTACTTGGACCGGCATTAGTACCTGCAGTACTAGTACCAGAATTACCATTGGAAGTAGAACCAGTATCCGAGTTTCTATCATTTTGCGATCCCCAAGGTGGTAACCACCTGTTGACAAACCACCAATGATAAGAAACTCTGCCGCTATTGCACTCGGTATTGGATCTTTCATTTCTGTTAGTAAATTGACAAATACCCGAagcattatttgaattattccgAATACAAGAATCATCACATGTATGTTGTCTGTTAGCAGCATTATCTCCATTGTCATTAGCTTGGTTTGATGGTCCAGgttgatttaaatttctatcatTACCTTCAGCTCCACTTCCACTTCCACTTGCCGATGCACCCCCAGCAGCAGTAGCAGCAGAAGCCGAAGTTGACGGATCTTCATTACCTGTATCTTGATTGGCTAGTGATCTATCAATTCTACCGACATAAATCATTGGATTGGCATACAACGGGTTATTAACTGTCTGTACAAATCCAATTCTATCAATCCTACCAATATAAATAGCCGAATTCGAAGtagctgctgctgttgttaaTAATCTATTTCGGCAATTACACTGCGCAGGATTTCTACCACAATGATGACAATCACGTCTCAGTGAATCAACGAGACGACTAGCTGCACTGATGGGAAATCTTGAGTACGAATAATCCCCACCGCGACAGTACGCACAGCGACAGCTTCTTGATACTTGATAAATGTAGTTTCTCGAGGTGCCAGAAGCTCCCGCGGGATTTCCCGATTCGTCGTAACATCGCAGTCTGTCATGAAAACTACTGCTGCACTGCTGACACATGTGATAGCGTATAAATGGCAGCCTCATGCAGAATTGACACATACAGTTGTGACCCAGATGATAAACATAACGGCCGCCGTTGCTCGCCATTGCTACGTTGTCTGTCGAGAAACAGTTGCGCGACAAACTTAGACGGTTTAAGTATGCGTTGTTAGAAGAATAAATATCGCGTGGATCATAACGATTTGCGTTTCTCTCAATCGCATTCCAAAACACTGAGGATGCCGGGAAATTATTTGGCGCACGATGGTGATGGTTGTTGCCGCAACCACCCCCGCGATGCCAGGGACGATTGTCGATGCGTTCGTACATATGATCACGTTCGTTCTGATCATTTGGTTCATTTCTCACAACCACTGCCTCTCTTTCATTAGGGTCTgcttcattattatcattattattgtcatcGTCCTCATCATTGTCTAATcgttcataaatattttcctgAGATCCGTGATTACGTTCGTGTATTCTTACCAAGTCAACGGGATTTTGATAATGCGGATTCAGATTAGGTGGCCTATTTTGATATACGCGATTATTTGGATACTGATAAATAcgtaaattttgataatcatCACGTTGTTCttgattgttattattattgtttgcaTTACGATTCATTCGTCCCATAGCGACGACCGCAAGTTCCCCGTTCTCGTAACGTTGGCAAACACACCTCGAGCCTTCGCAATCGTGCCCCGCTCGATAACGTGCCACTTGATCAGCAGGAACTTGGCCTTGAGCTGGAGCATTAGGACCGCTGGGCGCGGCTTCAACTGACGATTCAGCGTCCAAAGACGCACTGCTGTTAACGTTCTGTTGATCTTTCGCATGCCCAGCGGTTTGTAAACCTCACAATGTCGTCGCCAGTATTTGTGGCTTATCAATAATAGCAACTCCCGCATAACTGCGTCCGATATTCATGCAACTTGGCAGCGTAGTCCAGGTGTTTGTCCGTGGACAGTAGACTTCAACTGAAGCTAAATTAGATGTCCCGTCATCACCACCCACGACGTACAGTAGACCATTTAGAGTAACGACGCCCGCGTTGCGTCGACACAGAGCCATGTCAGCGATTGCCGTCCATTGATTCGTTTCCGGATTATAGGCTTCGACGCTTTTACGGACTAGTGGACCATCATGGCCACCGACTGCATACAGAATACCATCCAAGACTCCAACGCCCGCACCACTGCGACGCGCAGACATCTCGGCAACTGGTTTCCATTTATCTTTTTCCGGATTGTAACATTCTACACTCGACAAACACTGTCGAGAGACACCGTCGTAACCCCCGACGGCgtacagtaaatttttaacgactCCCACACCGACACTGCTACGTCGGGTGCCCATTGACGATATTATGCGCCACTCGTGGGTACGTGGGTCGTAAACTTCGGCTGAATTTAATCCAGTTGTGCCATCAAAACCACCTACGGCATAGATGCAATTACCGAGGACTGCAACGCCCAGAGTTGAACGACGTGCTTCCATTCCGGCACATGCTGACCACTGGTCCGCCGTCCCGTCGTAAACGTCCACTGTGCGTACTCTGAGAGAACCATTAAACCCTCCTACGGCATACACTCGTCCATTTAGAACTGACATCCCAGCTCGACATCGTCGTGTAGGTAATTCCGCTACCTGATACCACTTTTCTTCCTTAAAGTCGTAACACTCTACACTCCGTATCGCTTTGGGCGCTTGTCCACCCACTACTAATAGAACTTTTGGCAGACCACGCGGCTGCCGCGGTTTCGTCCGTGGCGTCTTAAATAACGACTTTTGCTCGCCCTTAAGTAAGTGATACTTTAATGCctctattaaaaaatctttacacTGAAGATTTGCTTTCAAAAGCGGCTCTTCTTCGACTCGCTGGACCAGGTAATCTTGAGATAGAAGAGGCAAACGCACATGTTCCATCAACTGCGCAAGATAGTTTTGACGTTTCTCTAAATCAGAATGAACCCAAGATATTACGCACTCGAATACTTTTTCTTCTGACGGTACAGAAAGTCGATCGCTGCAAATTAGTTTAGCAACTTGTTGAGGTGCCAGCGTTGAAAATTCTTCACCTTCGACAACTTccctaaaaacaaaaatataaacataagtATCAATTAAACGAATAATTTATGatgcagaaaatttaattgggATGGTTTCTTATTgatcataaaaaaagtattttgggCTAGAAAATGAATCTAATAGAACACaagaatgaataaaaaataaattaaaatccattagataaataaaataaattcttacgAGAAATGTTGTTCAATATAACTGTCAGCGTGCACCAACAGTTCTAAGCAGCCATGAAGATCAGCAAATGCGCGAATTCCTAAGCAGTTAGATGGATGTAATTGCGCTTGTAAAAAATCGCAACATGCATCGCGTACATCAGTCAGCTGGAGTAGATTAGCTGCCGGTAATAAAACTTGGACATTTTCCTCAGTAACATGGACCTCAGCCGAATAGACATAATCAACAAGTAATTCCAGGGCTGCGTGATCAACCCCTTGTAATTTAATACGCCGCTGGTCGCGTTCCTCAAAGCTGGTGAACATGGCGTAAAAATAGGGGCTGCATGCCGCCAGTACCATTTTGTGAGCGGGTACATCGTTACCACCATCAGCCTCCAGTATCACATCGCACAGAAGGTTTTGtctgttaaataatataacgACAAAATCAGTTTCATTTTAAATGCTGATTAATCAATGACtggttgtaaaaaatatttaatcgcAAACAGATAAAACACAACACAGTattggatttttaaataaataagtaataggCAATTTTCGATGATACgatcagtaaataaaatctgtttttttttttctttaaataactTGTTATGAATTATGTATTGCTGATAATATagattacaataataataaagataatggtaataataatgtaaataaaattttctttactttcTCATAGCGTTTATCACGTCAAAAGCTCGGTTTGTATGATGATGATTACGATAAGGTGGTTTATCTTTACCACTTTCCCTGGGAATATGCTTTTGAGAACTTTCGTCGAGTGAATTTTGGCTCGCATACCGTAGTAACAGGCAActgcaattaattaattaatatttaatgcttacataaaagaaaaaacaaatatttaattaatttaaaaattgttattgcatatttttatttttatgtacatacgtattaattaactgataattattatcagcGAGATTAAGTTAATtgctttttaaatatatttttaatagtttattttttatcttcagtCCTTACTTTTTGTTAAATGAATTTACTTAATCCATTAATTGCATTTCAATGAACTcaacataaatttatcaatgagtttttttttttttaatttaattattagtattaatgataaaattcataagcaatatctttaaaatatttattaaatcaatacactagtgattaaataaataataaaatgacatAAGAAATTTCTACTCCAATTTATAccttgtaaaatatttatagtattgaatttttaattaattaaacaataatttaattaattaagtaactaCATTTTGattcgataaaataattaattatatattaaaatatttatttatactcgTACCTTCCGACATTGTCAGGATCATTATTGGAGTTATTAGTAGACTGGCTCTGATTCGGTCCAGAGTTTTGctccattttaattaatcggttgataagtaattattttattaaatccaaTAAAGACGTCATtgataaaacaattatttattattattactacaatctacaatattttttttatatatttttattaacataaaCTCCATAATTTaagtgtaaattatttattttaggtcagataaattgattaatttttttaaatatttatttatttattcacattGTTTGATAAAATTCAACACTGGCACAATgacatttattttagtttGCGAATCACgtgaaaagtaataattactattattattattattgcaatataataatagtaataacagcatgagaaaaaaattttaataactaagTTTATTAATAACGTAGAGTAGTAAAAGACTAGAGTTTGTAACAACAAAAGTTTACTATGTTTTCTGAACGACAGACAGATGCACtacaaatattatatatatatatgtactaatatatagatatatatgtgtagaATCTGTACAGCTGTTCATGACTCTGTTTTTTCATTGACATCTGCAGAAAATTCTTGTTTCCACGTAATAGTTTTCACCCACAACTAGATGTCTCTAGTGGTTCCCATTTTATGATCTACGAGATCTTGATCTGTTTTACCAACCGAGCAAGCGACAAAAAACCCTCGAGATCCTTTTTATTCAAAAGGGATCCGAAATCAGAGCTGCAGTTCGCAGAactctgattaaaatttttttaatttccggtctcttataattaatttttaaatacttttttaattaatttttcctgtttttttaaatttttatttgcgcAATTGCGAAACCAAACAgatattaatgaattaattaaacgtggagttaattaaaaataaatagtgtgACTctcaatgaaaattaaattataacttggagtatatttttcatttttacaagaTTTGTTTTTCTTTCTAGTATAGAATAATATTTGCTTACCTTCAAATTGTAGACtgaacaaataattatttagcaaCTTAATTAAACATGTctacgtaaaaataaaaatagggcgggagtttttaaaatgaattcattgtcttgtttattatttaaatattattattattattataattatcattatttttgttcGTTATATTGTCGCAaaccaataaataatttaatattttcaaattacaaagtaacaattttataatgaaCAATAACAGCAATGAAAACTTTCTCCAATTATAGACGTccatttcaattatttatattaaagaaaataacgaataaaatattcgccactcaaaatttcactccgtaaaaactaattttttttttttccttttttaatcataattgttattattatttcttacttataatttttttatttttctctttctccTCCGGCACATTTTCCTCTCATTCTACGTTTACCCGCAATTAACGTTGCACAAATTTTCAGTGGAAAAAGtagatttattttgtttttattttttgaattatcattctctctctttttattattttttaattaaatactatttttattattattttctcttacttattttttattctttacctAAATTACAACGATGGATAAGAAAAGATGCACCGTATGGTACGTACGTAATAAAGCCAAAGAAGCGACAATTGCATATACatactatgtatatatattagggtgggccaaaaaaaaaaactaattttaatgtcaagcttttaaaaaagtagctctgatcaatttcaaatgctcgacattgaaatgaaaataactagaaaacaatgcggaatttgaaaaaactttactacaaagaatttgtaggaaataaaattgtctacaaaaaagttcttatgACATTtcgtgataagtctgatattttagccataaaagtataaagatctcaaaatttactctaatttgacttcgagctccaataacttttgaacagatggatttatcaaaaaatgataagactttttttgtagaacgtttaattccctacaaaaatatatcttgaacttatctgtacaatgagccattgccgagctaccaaatttcaaaatctattttttttcccgcgtaatttaaatgggaaatcaaaaatcacaAAGAcgcacctcttaatattaacaatacagtaactacaaaaaaaaaattattttttttcagcccaccctaatatatacatatatataaacatatcctcattatttatttttctttcaaaatttaatcttaattttttttaccatcaattttaattctaattatCATACCTATCCTCTCgttagtttttatatttattattatattcttttacatacattaataaatatacttatattattattatcattattattattattaaaattaaaattattaaatcaactgaattttattaattcattattttttatttcaaaaagaagCATCACTCACAAAGGCAGAGCCATATTCTattatattattcatttattattattattattccattttatttcactttattgtatattatttatttattatagtttttttattcagtttgaTAGTATCAGTCGAGTGCATCGTATGCCGAACACTGGGCAagcgaaaataaaatagagagCTGATATCTCAATGTTCAAACGAGAACatcaatacatatatatatttatatgtttatatatatacatatgaaagTTCATCAGTTGACTATACTCGAGCATACAACACAGAAAAATAACATAACGTTGTAATGGAGATTTCTGctcaataaatatacaaacaaTACCATTATACTaacgtaaaataattttatatattattatatgtatatatatacacgcaCTTATACAACACAaacatacaaaatttttacatacataaatacagatccatacaattaaattacacaGCAACATATACATATTGTCCTCTCCAACTCTACCGTACATTAATAAAATGTGTCGCTTTTACATTGCGATAGCTTATATTGCGGCTACAAATAAACTTCCGCGGCTTTGGTATTAACGTTAAATCGCACGTAAAATTATTCTAACAAATGCAATCCTCTGGGATCGTAAGTTCTGAGCAAACCGACCACcacttttatcatttaatatttattatgtactCCCGTATAAACCGATTGTTAAAGAGGATCCATTATAccatttatttaacataatataatttatatttatttactcacttTGTAAGACAAACGATATGTTTTAGAAAAGATACGTCTCGTgatatgaaataatttctatCCTTTGtcgttaaattattatcattattattttattatttatttattctttggCACATGCTGATgtcgataactttttttaaaaat is a window encoding:
- the LOC130667362 gene encoding probable cyclin-dependent serine/threonine-protein kinase DDB_G0292550, whose amino-acid sequence is LQTAGHAKDQQNVNSSASLDAESSVEAAPSGPNAPAQGQVPADQVARYRAGHDCEGSRCVCQRYENGELAVVAMGRMNRNANNNNNNQEQRDDYQNLRIYQYPNNRVYQNRPPNLNPHYQNPVDLVRIHERNHGSQENIYERLDNDEDDDNNNDNNEADPNEREAVVVRNEPNDQNERDHMYERIDNRPWHRGGGCGNNHHHRAPNNFPASSVFWNAIERNANRYDPRDIYSSNNAYLNRLSLSRNCFSTDNVAMASNGGRYVYHLGHNCMCQFCMRLPFIRYHMCQQCSSSFHDRLRCYDESGNPAGASGTSRNYIYQVSRSCRCAYCRGGDYSYSRFPISAASRLVDSLRRDCHHCGRNPAQCNCRNRLLTTAAATSNSAIYIGRIDRIGFVQTVNNPLYANPMIYVGRIDRSLANQDTGNEDPSTSASAATAAGGASASGSGSGAEGNDRNLNQPGPSNQANDNGDNAANRQHTCDDSCIRNNSNNASGICQFTNRNERSNTECNSGRVSYHWWFVNRWLPPWGSQNDRNSDTGSTSNGNSGTSTAGTNAGPSTSAAGSGGTTSASANASTSSASASRAEEPRDPQGSDSDEP
- the LOC130669186 gene encoding ring canal kelch homolog; translated protein: MEQNSGPNQSQSTNNSNNDPDNVGSCLLLRYASQNSLDESSQKHIPRESGKDKPPYRNHHHTNRAFDVINAMRKQNLLCDVILEADGGNDVPAHKMVLAACSPYFYAMFTSFEERDQRRIKLQGVDHAALELLVDYVYSAEVHVTEENVQVLLPAANLLQLTDVRDACCDFLQAQLHPSNCLGIRAFADLHGCLELLVHADSYIEQHFSEVVEGEEFSTLAPQQVAKLICSDRLSVPSEEKVFECVISWVHSDLEKRQNYLAQLMEHVRLPLLSQDYLVQRVEEEPLLKANLQCKDFLIEALKYHLLKGEQKSLFKTPRTKPRQPRGLPKVLLVVGGQAPKAIRSVECYDFKEEKWYQVAELPTRRCRAGMSVLNGRVYAVGGFNGSLRVRTVDVYDGTADQWSACAGMEARRSTLGVAVLGNCIYAVGGFDGTTGLNSAEVYDPRTHEWRIISSMGTRRSSVGVGVVKNLLYAVGGYDGVSRQCLSSVECYNPEKDKWKPVAEMSARRSGAGVGVLDGILYAVGGHDGPLVRKSVEAYNPETNQWTAIADMALCRRNAGVVTLNGLLYVVGGDDGTSNLASVEVYCPRTNTWTTLPSCMNIGRSYAGVAIIDKPQILATTL